A stretch of Sinorhizobium meliloti DNA encodes these proteins:
- the pyrH gene encoding UMP kinase has translation MSAKPIYKRVLLKASGEALMGSQGFGIDVAVADRIASDIAEARAMGVEVGVVVGGGNIFRGVAVASKGGDRVTGDHMGMLATVINALALATSLRKLDIDTVVLSAIAMPEICESFSQRATLYHLSLGRVVIFAGGTGNPFFTTDSAAALRAAEMGAEAIFKGTQVDGIYSADPKKDPSATRFDRLTHSEILEKGLAVMDVAAVALARENAIPIVVFSIHEKGGFTEILTGGGRATIVTDN, from the coding sequence ATGTCGGCCAAGCCAATCTACAAGCGCGTTCTTCTCAAGGCCTCCGGTGAAGCGCTTATGGGAAGCCAGGGGTTCGGCATCGATGTTGCCGTAGCCGACCGAATTGCCTCCGATATCGCGGAAGCGAGAGCGATGGGTGTCGAAGTCGGCGTCGTCGTCGGCGGCGGCAACATCTTCCGCGGTGTCGCTGTCGCGTCCAAGGGCGGCGACCGCGTAACCGGCGACCACATGGGAATGCTGGCGACGGTCATCAACGCGCTTGCGCTGGCAACGTCGCTGCGCAAGCTCGATATCGACACCGTCGTCCTGTCGGCCATCGCCATGCCGGAAATCTGCGAGAGTTTCTCGCAGCGCGCGACGCTCTATCATCTTTCGCTCGGCCGTGTCGTGATCTTCGCCGGCGGCACGGGCAATCCGTTCTTCACGACGGATTCGGCTGCGGCGCTTCGTGCGGCGGAGATGGGCGCCGAGGCGATCTTCAAGGGAACACAGGTCGACGGCATCTATTCCGCGGATCCGAAGAAGGACCCCTCGGCCACCCGTTTCGACCGCCTGACCCATAGCGAGATTCTCGAAAAGGGCCTCGCGGTTATGGATGTTGCCGCCGTGGCGCTTGCGCGGGAGAATGCCATTCCGATCGTCGTCTTCTCCATCCACGAGAAGGGCGGCTTCACGGAGATATTGACGGGTGGCGGCCGTGCCACCATCGTGACCGATAATTGA
- the tsf gene encoding translation elongation factor Ts has product MTVTAAMVKELREKTGAGMMDCKKALAETNGDMEAAIDWLRAKGIAKADKKSGRTAAEGLIGIASSGTKAVVVEINSETDFVARNDAFQELVRGVANVALGTDGSVAAVSKATYPATGKSVEDTIKDAIATIGENMTLRRSALLEVEDGVVATYVHNAAGEGIGKLGVLVALKSTGDKEALNAIGRQVAMHVAATNPLAVRSSEIDPAVAERERNVFIEQSRASGKPDNIIEKMVDGRMRKFFEEVALLSQAFVMNPDQTVEAAIKEAEKSVGAPIEVAGIARLLLGEGVEKEESDFAAEVAAAAKG; this is encoded by the coding sequence ATGACTGTTACCGCCGCAATGGTGAAGGAGCTGCGCGAAAAGACCGGCGCAGGCATGATGGACTGCAAGAAGGCGCTTGCCGAGACCAATGGCGACATGGAAGCCGCCATCGACTGGCTGCGCGCCAAGGGCATCGCCAAGGCTGACAAGAAGTCCGGCCGCACTGCTGCCGAAGGCCTCATCGGCATTGCCAGCTCCGGCACCAAGGCCGTCGTCGTCGAAATCAATTCGGAAACCGACTTCGTTGCCCGCAACGATGCCTTCCAGGAGCTCGTCCGCGGCGTCGCCAACGTCGCGCTTGGCACCGACGGCAGCGTTGCAGCCGTTTCCAAGGCGACCTATCCGGCGACAGGCAAGTCCGTTGAAGACACGATTAAGGACGCCATTGCCACGATCGGCGAGAACATGACGCTGCGCCGCTCGGCACTGCTCGAGGTCGAGGACGGCGTCGTCGCGACCTATGTGCACAATGCCGCAGGCGAAGGTATCGGCAAGCTCGGCGTGCTCGTCGCGTTGAAGTCGACCGGCGACAAGGAAGCTCTGAACGCGATCGGCCGGCAGGTTGCCATGCACGTCGCCGCGACCAACCCGCTCGCCGTCCGTTCGAGCGAAATCGACCCGGCGGTCGCCGAGCGCGAGCGCAACGTCTTCATCGAGCAGTCGCGCGCTTCCGGCAAGCCGGACAACATCATCGAAAAGATGGTCGATGGCCGCATGCGCAAGTTCTTCGAGGAGGTCGCCCTTCTGTCGCAGGCTTTCGTCATGAACCCTGACCAGACGGTGGAAGCCGCGATCAAGGAAGCGGAAAAGTCCGTCGGCGCGCCGATCGAAGTTGCCGGCATTGCTCGTCTCCTGCTCGGCGAAGGCGTCGAAAAGGAAGAGAGCGATTTCGCGGCTGAAGTGGCAGCCGCCGCGAAGGGTTGA
- the rpsB gene encoding 30S ribosomal protein S2 yields the protein MALPDFTMRQLLEAGVHFGHQTHRWNPKMKPYIFGDRNNVHIIDLAQTVPMLSRALQVVSDTVASGGRVLFVGTKRQASEIIADAAKRSAQYYVNARWLGGMMTNWKTISNSIQRLRKLDEILASEASGFTKKERLNLEREREKLNRALGGIRDMGGTPDLMFIIDTNKESIAIDEAKRLGIPVVAVIDSNCDPDQIDYAIPGNDDASRAIALYCDLIARAAIDGIARQQGASGRDLGASEEVPVEPALEEASEA from the coding sequence ATGGCATTGCCTGATTTCACTATGCGCCAGCTTCTCGAGGCGGGCGTGCACTTCGGCCACCAGACACACCGCTGGAACCCGAAGATGAAGCCGTACATCTTCGGCGACCGTAACAACGTTCACATCATCGATCTCGCCCAGACCGTTCCGATGCTGTCGCGCGCCCTTCAGGTCGTCAGCGACACCGTCGCCAGCGGCGGCCGCGTGCTTTTCGTCGGCACCAAGCGCCAGGCTTCCGAGATCATCGCGGACGCAGCGAAGCGTTCCGCCCAGTACTACGTCAATGCCCGCTGGCTCGGCGGCATGATGACGAACTGGAAGACGATCTCCAACTCGATCCAGCGCCTGCGCAAGCTCGATGAGATCTTGGCTTCGGAAGCTTCCGGCTTCACGAAGAAGGAGCGCCTGAACCTCGAGCGCGAGCGCGAGAAGCTCAACCGCGCACTCGGCGGCATCCGCGATATGGGCGGTACCCCGGATCTGATGTTCATCATCGACACCAACAAGGAATCGATCGCCATCGACGAAGCCAAGCGTCTTGGCATTCCGGTGGTTGCCGTCATCGACTCCAATTGCGATCCGGACCAGATCGATTACGCGATCCCGGGCAACGACGACGCATCGCGCGCTATCGCCCTTTACTGCGATCTCATCGCCCGCGCCGCCATTGACGGTATTGCCCGTCAGCAGGGCGCCTCTGGCCGCGATCTCGGCGCATCCGAAGAGGTTCCGGTCGAGCCGGCTCTCGAGGAAGCGTCCGAAGCCTGA
- a CDS encoding cell envelope integrity EipB family protein: MFRKGFGLVTLGSVCVVVMTAGAAQATALVPHRAVYDLELKDASERSGISGMYGRMVYEFNGSSCEGYTVSFRFVTQVDTGEEVRLTDQQTTTYEDMKNGNFRFLTRSFTDEKLDKEVRGSAHDDKSGVKVELTAPDKRQVALAASRFPTEHMLEVIERAKKGESFFEARIFDGSDSGDKTLITSTFVGKPRKPAPDDADVGKAGKLAGENYWPVTITYFNDEANGDALPVYRMAFKLYENGVTRDLTMDYGDFVLSGKLAKLEVFNTEECK; this comes from the coding sequence ATGTTTCGTAAAGGCTTCGGTCTCGTCACTCTGGGAAGCGTCTGTGTCGTCGTCATGACGGCGGGCGCTGCACAGGCGACTGCCCTCGTTCCCCATCGCGCCGTCTACGATCTGGAGCTGAAGGACGCCTCTGAGCGGTCCGGCATCTCCGGCATGTATGGCCGCATGGTCTATGAGTTCAACGGCTCCTCCTGCGAAGGCTATACCGTCAGCTTCCGCTTCGTCACCCAGGTCGATACGGGCGAGGAGGTTCGCCTCACCGATCAGCAGACCACCACCTATGAGGACATGAAGAACGGCAATTTCCGTTTCCTCACCCGCTCCTTCACCGACGAGAAGCTGGACAAGGAGGTGCGCGGAAGCGCGCATGACGATAAATCGGGCGTCAAGGTCGAGCTGACCGCTCCGGACAAGCGCCAGGTGGCGCTTGCGGCCAGCCGGTTTCCGACCGAACACATGCTCGAAGTCATCGAACGTGCGAAAAAAGGAGAGAGCTTTTTCGAGGCGCGTATCTTCGATGGTTCCGATTCGGGCGACAAGACGCTGATCACCTCGACCTTCGTGGGCAAGCCGCGCAAGCCCGCTCCTGACGACGCGGATGTCGGCAAGGCCGGAAAGCTTGCTGGCGAGAACTATTGGCCGGTGACGATCACCTATTTCAACGACGAAGCGAACGGCGACGCGCTGCCCGTCTATCGCATGGCGTTCAAGCTCTACGAGAACGGCGTGACGCGGGATCTCACCATGGACTACGGAGACTTCGTCCTGAGCGGAAAACTCGCCAAGCTCGAGGTCTTCAACACCGAAGAGTGCAAGTAA
- a CDS encoding RidA family protein, producing the protein MSAEIETRLTELGIVLPQAVAPVANYVPYVVSGSMLYISGQLPMENGKVAVTGHVGKDVDVAGAQRAAELCAINILAQAKAALGELGRIRRLVKINGFVASTPDFVEQHLVINGASNLLANVLGEAGKHARAAVGMASLPFNAAVEIDAVIEIA; encoded by the coding sequence ATGTCCGCAGAGATCGAAACCCGCCTCACCGAACTCGGCATCGTCCTTCCGCAGGCAGTTGCGCCTGTCGCGAACTACGTGCCTTACGTCGTCTCCGGGTCGATGCTCTACATTTCCGGGCAGCTGCCGATGGAAAACGGCAAGGTCGCCGTCACCGGCCATGTCGGCAAGGATGTCGATGTCGCCGGCGCGCAAAGAGCCGCCGAACTCTGCGCGATCAACATCCTGGCTCAGGCCAAGGCGGCTCTTGGCGAGCTCGGCCGTATCCGCCGCCTCGTCAAGATCAACGGCTTCGTCGCTTCCACGCCGGACTTCGTCGAACAGCACCTGGTGATCAACGGTGCCTCCAACCTGCTTGCCAATGTGCTCGGCGAGGCCGGCAAGCACGCTCGTGCGGCTGTCGGCATGGCTTCCCTTCCCTTCAACGCGGCTGTCGAGATCGACGCCGTGATCGAAATCGCGTGA